TCACCAATTCAACTTTTACGGAAAATCCTACCCACTTCTATTTCGTTTCTTTGTTTACGATGGGAATATAGCTTCCCACAAATAGTGGAAAAAACGTGAACGATGATTTTTCTTCAAAAAGAAAAAACGCTTCATCTTCCCCTTACTTCTTTTAAAGGTGGAAGATAAAACGATTCAAATAAGAAAACCGACTCGCTCGCTTTAAAGTTTCTAGTTAATAGATTGGCATGATTATATAAATCACACATCTCTTAGTTGTTTAAAGGAATAACTAAAGGATATTACTTACAAAGCGCAATCCTTTACTTAAAACCGTTGGGACTACTGATGCATGATTCTCTCCTTCCGCTTCATAAAAAGCAAATTGAAACTTATGATTCTCCAGTTTGGATAAACGTTCTGATAATGCATTTGCATCTTGAAGCATATGGCCTCTTTCTGCTCCGCCAACTGTAAGGAAAACTCGAACCTCATCATTCATTTGGCTCCATTTGTCTATAAATTTCAATTGATTTTCAAGAACCAATTGATTGTTCCACCAAATGGAGGGGCTGCAGATGAAATAATTTTGGAACGCACTGACTTTTGTAAACAATATATGCAATGCAAATAATCCACCAAATGAATGTCCAAATATTGTCTGTTTTTTTGGATTAATAGTAAAGTTTTTCTCAATTTGTGGTTTCAATTCCTCTTGAATAAATGCTAAGAACTTATTTGCTCCTCCCGACTTTGGCCACGGTTTTCCATCAGGCTTCGGCGGTGCATCTACTGAGAGCGGATAAGGAGTAAAATCGTAACATCTTTCTGCACCCGCAAACACTCCTTCAATTGGATAGCCGATCCCAACAATAATAGAAGCAGGAACTCCTGTTTTTTCAGCTCTTCCTGACTGAACCTTCATCGCCTCTTGAAACGTTTGAAAGTATGCATTCCCATCTAATACATAAATGACAGGATATCCACTGTCTGGAGCTGGCTGCTTAGGCTTTGAAATATAAATTCGATATTTACGCTTCCCAATATCTGAATACATCTCCCATTGCTCTGCTCCAGAAACGATAACAGTTTCTCTTTCTATGTATGTATTCATATAATGATCGCCTCTCTTTTTTCTTTTCTTAGCTTGTTGCATACAAGTCTGTATCTTCGTTCGTAACACTATCATACCCAAAACATACAGGGGCACCATTGTAAGGATCTATCATAACGCGTGCATTAATATGAAACACACTTCTTAATACTTCATTTGTAATGATTTCTACAGGACTTCCAGTCATCATGATCTTCCCATCTTTCATCGCAATAATCTCATCTGAAAACCGCGCCGCATGATTAATATCATGTAACACCATTACAACCGTACAATGATGTTCTTTATTTAATCGTTCCACAATTTGTAACACTTCTAATTGATGGGACATATCAAGATAGGTTGTTGGTTCATCTAACAAAAGAACCTCTGTCTCCTGTGCTAACGCCATCGCCAACCATACTTTTTGTCTCTGACCGCCCGATAAATTTGCAATTTGACGATTGCGAAATGCTGCTGTTTTTGTAATCTCTAAAGCCCATTCAATCACTTCTGTATCCTCAGCTGATCGTTTATTCACATTCTTCCGGTGTGGATAACGACCATAAGAAATCAATTCCTCTACTTTCAGCTCTCCTGGTGCAATCGGATTTTGCGGAAGTAAAGCGAGTTGCTTTGCGATTTCTTTCGTTGGAATCGTATGTAAATCTTGATCTTGCAAATATACTTTACCGTTTTTTTGTTTTACAATACGTCCCATTGTTTTTAATAAAGTAGATTTCCCACATCCATTCGGGCCGATAATGGTTGTCACTTTTCCCTTTTGTATTTCTACATTTAAATCACGAAATACTGTCAATTTCTCATAACTTGTTTCTAGATGTTCTGTACGTAATACTTTCACGATTTCTCCCTCCTCTTACGCTTTCGCTTTGTATAACAAATAGAGAAAATATGGTACACCAATAATGGAAATGACAATTCCAACCGGTAACTCTACAGGTGTAAAAATTGTTTTGGCAATAAAGTCTGAAACAATGACAAGTAACATACCAATTACACCACATGTAGGAATAACATACTTATGTTGAATGCCGACTAAACGTTTTGCGATATGTGGTGCCATTAATCCTACAAATCCAATACTTCCTGCAACAGAAACACAGGCGCTTACCAAGCCGATACTACTTAATAGTAAAATCGATTTTTCTCTTTCTACCGAAACCCCTAAACTCGTGATACTTGTTTCTTCTAATTGAAACAGGTCAAGCAAGTACGCTTTTCTTTTCACAATTGGAATTAAGATAATTAGCCACGGCAACATCGCAACAATATATTGCCAGTTTGAATTATATATACTTCCAGAAACCCAAACAGCAGCCATTTCAAAGTCCGTCGCTTTCATTTTTAACGATATATACATAGAGAAAGCTCCAAATCCTGATCCAATCGCAATTCCTGTTAATAAAAGACGCTGTGAATCTAATCTTCCATTTCGCCAAGAAAACATATAGATTAATATAGCTGCTCCTAAGCCGCCAACTAAACCAAACAATGGCATCATCATAATAGAAACCCAGTCTGTACTCTTTATTTGTCCTTGAAAGAAAAACATAAAAATAACGATTGCCGTTCCTGCTCCAGCATTAACTCCTAAAATACCAGGATCCGCTAATCCATTTCTTGTAATCCCTTGAACCACTGCACCAGCAATTCCAAGACCGAGTCCTACAAATGCGGCAATGATAATTCGCGGTAGCCGAAAATCAAATATAACTAAGTCATGTTCAGGTACAGGATTAATCCGAAATATTGTTCGGAATACATCTATAATGGAAATATCGAAAGTTCCATTCGTTACACTTATATAAATAGCACCCAAAATGAAAGAGATCGTAATCCCCATTGTCATGGCATAACGCTTATTTAAATCTCTAAACATGTTTCTCTCCTCCTCTTGTATGAATTAAATAAAGGAAGAAAGGAATTCCAATTAGAGAGGTAACAACTCCAATTGGTGTTTCAAATGGATAATTTACAAATCTACTTAATACATCGCATAAAGCGAGAAACACACCACCAATTACTCCTGCACAAGGAATAATCCATTTATAATCCACCCCGATTAAAAAACGGGTCATATGTGGAATAATTAATCCTACAAATCCGATTTTTCCAACCAGTGCAACAGCTGTACCTGTCAATAATACAACTGCTATAATTGCAGTTATTTTTACAAGGTTTGTACGTTGTCCTAAATTAATAGAAACCTCTTCTCCTAATGAAAGAATCGTAATAGATTTTGAAATGATGAGTGCTAATATAATCCCAACTATCCCAAAAGGAATTGCCAATTTGATTATATTTGGATCTACTTGATGCAACTTCGCGTTATACCACATACTAATATTTTGAGAAATTTGAAAATACGATGCAATCGCAGCTGAAACACTACTTAAAAAGGTACCTATTACAGTTCCGATAATCGCTAATCGAACTGGTGATAAACCATTTCGCAATAATGAACCAAAGCCGAAAACCATTCCTGCTCCTAGCGCCGAACCAATCATAGAACATAAAATCATTTGAACAGAAGATATTCCTGGTAAAAACACCATACAAATGGTAATGGCAAATGCAGAACCGTCTGTTACCCCCATAATAGAAGGGGATGCAAGATAGTTCCTTGTCATCCCCTGCATAAGTGCTCCTGATATGGCTAAAAATGCTCCTACTAAAAGAGCCGCAACTACTCTTGGTAAACGAGAAGTAATAATAATATTATGGTTTACATTGCTTGAATCGAAATGAAATAATGCATTCCAAGTTGTTTCAAAATCAATATTTTTCGCCCCATAAAAAATAGAAAGCATCATTGTAAATAAAATAAATATGGGTGCGAAACATAAAATTATCATTGGTACTGAATTTATTTTCCGCATATCATTCAACGCACCTTACTTATTGAATTATTTAGATAAATTTTTGACAGCTTCTTTTAAAAACGTTGTTTTACTCCAAGCAGTACCACCTTGCGCCATTGGATCAACAGCATTTATAAATATTTTTTTATCTTTTACAGCATTGATGCTTTGCCAAATTGGATTTTTTTGCAAATCTTCTAATACTTGTGGTTTATCTTTATTCTCGCTCTTTTCAAATTGTAAGAAGATATAATCTGGATTGCTCTGAGCTAATTTTTCTAAAGAGATTGCTTCTTGTGCTTTTACAGACTTGATTTCTTCTGGAACAGTTAATCCTAAATCTTTATAAATAACAGGATTGAAGTATACACTTTCTGGATACAGATATAAGTTACCAGCTCTTAGTCTAATAACAAGAACCTTTTTATCTTTTAATGTATTACCAATTTGTTCTTTCGCTTTTGCGGCATCAGCTTTGTAATCTTTAATAATTTTTTCCGCTTTCTCTTTTTTACCAGATAACTCTCCCATTAATTTTAAGTTTTCTTCCCAATTTGTTGAGATATGTGATACTGGGAATGTTGGAGCGATCTTTGTAAACTTCTCAGCTGTTTCCGGTGGGAATTTTGAACTAGAAGTAATGACATCTGGTTTTAGTTGAAGTAACGTTTCGAAGTTCGGTTGCATTTTCTCCCCAACAGACTTCGCACCTTCTAAATCTTTTGCTAAATACTCAGGTAATTTTCCCCCTACTGTTATTGCACCTACTGGCTTAATACCAAGAACAGCTGCATCTTCCATTGACTCTAAGCTAGATGTTACGATATTTGTCACTTTCGCAGGCACCGTATATTCTTTCCCTAAATATGTAATTTTTCTTTTTTCATCTTTTTTTGTTTCTGTTGCTTTCGATGTTTGCTTTTGTTCTCCTGAACTTTTGTCTGCACTGTTACAAGCAGCAAGGCCAATACTTAATACTGTCACCATTCCTAGTGTAAATAATTTCTTGTTCATTTGAATACTTCTCCTCCCCAATATTAAATATCACAAAAAATTGATATATTTTGCATGTTATATCTTTTTTCTAATAATATATCCTCTACCCTACAATAAACTGCATGCATCCACTTCCTCTATTCTATAATCTCCACTCTAATTAATAATGATAATGATTATCGTTATTAATTATATATTCCATACAAAAATATTTCAAGAATGATTTGAAATATTTTAATAAAACATACAAAAAGAAACCTATTTATCTGAGAAGAAAGACAAATAGGTTTCTTTTTATTCTTTATGCAAAAACTTCACACACACTGGACTAGGCACACTTACATTCGATTGTACAAGTGTTAATTGTCCAGTAGTCTTATTTCGAGAAAATAAAATAAGATTGTTAGATCTTTCATTCACAACAATAATAAAATGTTCTGTCGGATCAAGTGTAAAATCTCGTGGCCAATTTCCTTCCGTTGATATAGCCTCTAAAAATGTCAATTTCCCAGAATCTTGATTGACTCGAAAAATTGCAATACTATTATGCCCGCGGTTTGCTGCGTATATAAACTCTCCATCAGAAGAAATTTGAATCGCACTTCCATAATTACTTCCGCCATACGCTTTAGGCAAAGCTGAAATAGATTGGATTTGTTGAAATCTTCCCCTTTGTTTATCATATGTCAATACGATGACTTCTGAACTCAGTTCAGTCAATACATATGCATAGTTACCATTTGGATGAAACACAAGATGCCTTGGACCACTTCCTGGATGAACAGATAAGCTCTGTATTTCTGTTAACCTTCCCTCTTTTTCTTTATAAGTCATTAACTGATCGGTGCCTAAATCGACTGCTATAACATATGCTTCGTTAGGCGCAAATCCAGCATAATGAACATGTGGTCTTTCTTGCCTTTCTTTATTTGGACCAGAACCACTATGATACGTAATCGATGCTCCTTCTAATATTCCATTTTCTCGATTCACCATATAAAATTGGAGTGTCCCTTTATGATAATTTGCAGCCACCACTCTATTACCCTTTGAATTTATACTTACATGACACGGCGATGGCCCTTTAACCATTTGCCTATTGAGTTCGGTCAGTTGTTTTGTGTTCGTGTCAATCAAAAAGCTAACTACTCCGCCCAATCCATTGTTTTTTGCAACAGAATATAAATATTGATTATCATGACGAATCGCAAAATAAGTCGGATCTTCTATATGTACTACCACTTCTATATCTCTTATTTCCTTTAATTTCACATCTAAAATAAAACGATAAATCCCTTCGCTCTCTCCCTTTGTATACGTACCAATAAACCCTATTAGCTCATCTTGATTCATGGTCCCTATCCCCTTTGTATATGGTAAAAAATCCAGATAGCAAATTTTATTTTACTACCTGGATTTCTTTCTTACGCTCGTTCTTCAAACAACCGTGCTATTTCTATAATGACATGAGTAGCTTTTTCCATATTATCTACAGAAACATACTCAAATTTTCCATGGTAATTTTCTCCCCCTGTAAAAATATTTGGAGTCGGTAATCCCATATACGATAATTGAGAACCATCTGTTCCTCCGCGAATCGGCTGAATATTTGGCTCAATATTTAAATTTTTCATCGCATCATAAGCAATATCCACAATCTCTTTTACTGGTTCGATCTTCTCAAGCATATTATAATATTGATCTTTCATCTCAAGAATAATATTTTCTTCGCCATATTTTTCTTGCATTTTCTCTACAATTTGCTTGATTTTATTTTTTCGAGCTTCAAAATTACCGCGATCAAAATCACGAATAATGTAATATGCTTTACTTTGCTCTACATCTCCATTTAAAGAAAGAAGATGATAAAACCCTTCATACCCCTCCGTATACTCAGGTGCTTCTTCGGCCGGTAACTGACTGTGGAATTCCATCGCTATCTTACTAGCGTTTAACATTTTATTTTTTGCTGTACCTGGATGCGTATTATTCCCTTTAAAAGTGAGTTTAGCACTTGCAGCATTGAAACTCTCATATTCTAATCCTCCAAGTGGGCCTCCATCCATTGTATAAGCAAAAGATGCTCCAAACGCTTTCACATCAAAATGAGAAGGTCCGCGTCCAATCTCTTCATCCGGTGTAAATGCCACTCTAATCTTTCCGTGCTTAATTTGTGGATTATGTATCAAATAATTCATCGCAGTCATAATTTCTGTTAAACCAGCTTTATCATCCGCACCAAGAAGCGTCGTTCCATCAGTTGTAATAAGAGTATGTCCTTTATAAGACGGCAACTCTGGAAACTGCTCTGGTGTTAATACGACATTTAATTCTTCGTTTAATGTAATAGCTTTCCCATCAAAATTTTCATGAATTTGCGGCTTTACATTCTTCCCGGTAAAATCAGTTGCTGTATCTAAATGAGCTAAAAATCCAATTACAGGAACATCTTTATCTGTATTGGCAGGAAGTGTTGCCATGACATATCCATTTTCATCCATCGTTACTTCAATCAAACCAATTTGTTTTAATTCTTCAACTAATTGTTTTCCAAACTCAATTTGCCCTGGTGTTGATGGTACTGTATGGCTTTCTTCATTCGATTGTGTATCAATTTTTACATATCGTGTAAATCTTTCTATTAATTCTTGTCTCATCTATCGTCACTCCCTTTTTCTCCATCTCCTTCTATTATAATCCTTAAAACTAAATTTTTTAACTTTTTTGACTGTATTCATCTCATTTTGCCACACATATGCATCTTTTCACATTTAAAAAGTAAAAGAATCCACTTTCTAAACTAAAAGTGGATTCTTCGCTACTGCTGATTCATGCAAACCATTCCATCATATACTCTTCTACTCTTCAACTATAAAAGTATAAACATCATTATAAATACAGCCATTCACTCGAACAATGTATTGGCCAGGCTTTTCAAATTGGATGGTATATTTATTTAAAATAACTGCTTCGACATCACCTGAAAGAATATCAATACTTCTCCCACTCAGTATATATCCCTCATTTTGCTTCAAAAAGACTGTAATTGTGTTAAAGTTTTCATCCCCAAGCTCCGGTATTTTTGCAGCACTCACATTCGGTTCTAAAAAAAGCAATCCACTTAACCCAATTATTCCTGTTAACGCCACCCCAGCAAATTTTTTCATTTTTTTCATTTTTATAACCTCCTTATCATTTTTATATAAGGGATAGATGCCCTTACACCACAAAGACTATACAGAATCAGTTCCAATGTAAACGTCTATTAAATGACAGATTTCTACACTATTTTTTATATTTGTATAGAAATCCATCGTTTGGAATTTTGTCAAATTTAAAAGTTTTTCCTCCCCCAAAAAATAAATAACAATTATTCATATACCGCATAATTAATTATTAATTTAACATTCTAACAATAGTTGATAAATAGAAAAACAAAAGAGCTTATGAAGATTCCACCATCTCCATAAGCTCTTTTTCATATAAGAATAATATTTCAACTCCCAGTAACAGCCTAATTTCTAAATGAAATAGCCAAAAGCTCTATCTGATCCTCCTTTACTTTTCTATATACATAAGTACGATTCTCCATCCATCAGGATCTTCTATCGTAATGCCTTTCTCTCTCCAATATGGATTTTCAGGTTCTACTTCACCATATCCCAGTGTATGTAATCGTTTTGCTATTTTGTAAATTTCAGATTGATTTGTGAAATAGAATACAAGTAGATTATCTTTTGTTGGAGCTGGACATGGGCTACCATTATGATGTCTTGTAAATTCTAAATGATATTCTGCATCAGGTAGCCCAAACATCACCCCATCATATCCTTCATGATTATAAAATTCTCCAATTTGCTTTAACCCCAACCCTTTGTTATAAAATGTAATTACCTCTTCAAACTTATCAGTTGGACGTGCAATTCTAAATTGAACCCAATTCTTCATCATTCCTTCCCCTTCATGTGCATTGTATAATACTTCTATCCATTACTATACTAATACGCTACTACATAAATGAAATCCCTCATTCGTATGATGAAAAGGTTGTACAAAAGAGTGTGAACAATTCGCTCCCTTTGAAAAACACTTCTCATTTATTCTTTCTGTACGTAATAGCATAATAATACCTGGATATGAACGGGGGATTAGAATGGATCAGAATAAATATAATTGCGACTGGGACCGGTCTTCCAAAACAATCCCACTCTCCCTTATCGCAATCAAAAATGAATTGCAGAAAAAAAGTCAGATGAAAGCACCTTTCCCTCCTGTATCAAAGTTAACCCAAGAGGAAAAATGGATAATTCATTATATTCAAGAGCAAACAAAACATTTAAATAAAAACAATGTAACGAGAACACGGGCTTATTATCAATTTTATGTAAAGTACCCTGAAATACAATGGGCTTTACTTGGACATATGGTCTCGCGTAATGGCGGCTGGAATATGACAGATTTAAAGGGGGATTTATATACAAGGCTATTATCAGAAAAGGATCAATTTGTCTTTTTCTCTTTCTTAGAGCGTGGAAACTGGTTCATCTTCCAAGATGTATATCCACAATTTTTATTGTACGAACAAAGCTTGAAACGTTCGAAAGCTCTCTTTTATCTCCTGCCTTATTTACATGTTTCAACGTTTATGGAAACAATGTGGAACCATTTTTGGAAAACAGGTAACCGCTATACATTAGCCATAGCAACCATTATTAATGAACAAAGTTACTTAGAAAAACGCATCATACAAAATGCTCATTTTAAAAAGATTGTCCTAAATAGCGTTGCATTTAAACTTTTTGATTTCTTCCGTTTTAATCATATCCTTTTCCCATACTATGAAGATGATACTCACAAAAAGGCATTGCTTCTTGGTGACACGATGAAACATTTTACCTCTTTACATGAGAGAATTATGCTCGGTAAACGGCTATATACATTGTTATTTCATAATAAAGAACGCTTAGCCAAAATTATAACTTGGGCACACAATCATCCACATACAGGATCTCGAAAAGATTACTGGCCACATTTATTTTCTAATGTAAATGAATCTTTTTATCGGGAACTATATCGACGGCGCATAAAAAAATGCCAATTACGGAAAGGAGCACATCGTATCTATAGTCCCGAATTACTCTATGCTTGGCAAAACATTACACATACAGAAGCTGAAAAAGGCGACTGGTTTACCGATTGGAGAATTGTGAACTACTTAATAGATAAAGGAGAACCTCACAATGAGAAAATTATGGATAACTATTGTAAAACACTTGAAAAAATTGAATTGGCTATTATGGCAAAGAAAAATATCTTTCTTAGAGAAGAGGAAGAATCAGAAGCATAATCATCTAGCGCTTATCACTACAGTCATCCTCTCTTGTTTCATTGGAACGTACTTAGATTTTTTCTTCGTACAAAAACAAATGTATCATTTTCCGATAAGACCTTTCCCGACCCTCTTTACAATGAATATTGCTTTTACATGTTTTCTCTTACCAATCTTTACTATCATCTTCCTATATGTATCCACCAATCTATCAACTCTTTCAAGAAGTCTCTTCATTATGTTTATTGGTATTTGTGCCAGTCTCTCTGAACGAATAGCTGAACATTTGGGATTGTTTACTCATAGTGAAAACTGGCATCATTCATATTCTTTTTTTGGATATATAATGTTCTTTTTTCTCATTTGGAAATGTTATCAATGGCTGCGTGGATAAGCTTACGTCCATTGTCTACTTTATTTTAAGATGACTTTCTATATGAATGACATGAAAGTGGAAACAAACATAGTATCACCTGCAAATAGCAACATACACTTAAAAAGCATGGCAGTGATACGCCATGCTTAAAAAATCGCTGTAAACATATTGCTCTCTTTATTATTGTATCTGTAGATTCTCATACTTTTTCGACAAATCGTTCAGTTTATTCACAATGTACTAGCATGTAGAGATTCAGTTGCAATCGATCGCAATATTTTATGATTCTCGATACAAATGCCTTCTTTCGCACGTGAAATCATAGAATATCACATTTGCACCGTTACCAAATGCTATAAAACGAAAATCGAACATGATATTTCACTCTCTTTTTCTCAATCTAAACATCTTTAGGCGCAAGCAGTATTATTTATTTATCATTCCATCTTTTTCTTCTATTACAATGCGTTTCCCGATTCCAAAAGCATAAAAACTAATGACAACAATTGCTAAGAAAATTACTCCTACAATGAGTGAAACTCTTGTATCGTTATTGAACCACATTCCAATTAATACCATAATCAAAAAGGCGATGGTGACATAATTTGATACAGGTGCAAATGGCATTTTAAATGGATGATTCTCTATTTCATGCCCTTTTCCTTTTCTAAACCGAATTTGACTTATTAAAATAACAAACCATGGAATCATACCAGGAAGTACACTTGCACTATAAACATATACGAATAAGTTTTTTGGTGCAATGTAACTTAATAGAACGCCAATTGCTAATCCAATTAACACAGCTATTGTACCGAATAAAGGAACACCATTACGAGAAATCTTTGTAAAATATTTTGGTGCTTGTCCGTTCCTTCCTAACGTATAAAGCATTCGGCCTGCACTGTAAATTCCGCTATTACAACCAGACATTGCGGCTGTAATAACAACAAAGTTAATCAATCCAGCAGCTGCTGTAATTCCAACTTTGGCAAACGTTGCAACAAACGGGCTTCCAATTGTATTTAATTGGTCCCAAGGATACACAGTTACAATAACGAAAATTGCACCAATATAAAAGATTAAAATACGCCAAATGGTACTTTGAATCGCTTTTGTTAATGTTTTCTGCGGATTTTTTGCTTCTCCAGCAGCAATCCCTATTAATTCAACACCTTGGTAGGCACCAACAACAAGCGATAAAGCATAGAAAAATCCTGACAGACCGCCTGTAAAAAAGCCACCATGTTCCCAAAGATTCGACAATCCAATAGCACTCCCACCGTTACCAAGCCCAAAAAAGATAAGCCCAAATCCTGCAACAATCATTAATACAATCGTTACAATTTTAATCATCGCAAACCAAAATTCAAATTCACCAAATGATTTCACTGAAATTAAGTTTGCAGATCCAAGAATGACCATTGCGATCACACCTGGTATCCACGCTGGAAGATTGGGAAACCAATACTGCATATATGCTCCAACTGCTATAATTTCTGACATTCCGACAATAACCCATTGAAACCAGTTACTCCATGCTGTCATATAACCAACTAACGGATGGATATACTTATGACCAAATGTCGCAAACGAACCTGTTCCAGGCTCTACATATAACATTTCTCCCATCGCACGCATAATAAAAAATATAAAAATTCCGGCAATTCCGTAAGCGAGCATGACTGATGGACCCGTCCATTGAATCGTGCTGGCTGATCCCATAAATAGACCAACGCCAATCGTACCTCCTAAAGCAATCATCTGAATATGACGAGCTTCCAATCCTCTTTTCAGTTCTGTATTTGCCACTTTCTTTCCTCCTCACCTATCATTTATAAGCAAAATATGGTATAACAACAAATAAAGCAAGCGTCATCTTCTCTCTTTTTCAAAAACAGCTAAATAATTTAAATAATCAGAAATTTAATCTCCTACCTTCTTTTTCTAAAATACTTATTTTATAATAAGTTATTTATCTGAAAAATACAATTATTTTTTAGTTAGAAATCCGTATATCAAGAAACTAGAAAGTGACATTAGAAATTCGGAACCTTTAAACCTTCTATTTGTGTTGGCTATCCAAAATAAAGAGCAGTATTGAAAGTAGTTAAGTATATGTAAATGTGGGGATGAATTTAAAAAATTTAATCTTTGTATATTTCCAACCAGTATTAGTCTCAATTGTAGTTTTACTAGTTTGTTTATTTTTTGCATCATTTTTTCTATTATCGCTCTCATGCATCGTAATTTCTATTATTACATTCTTCTTAGCAATCATAAAATCAAAAACATACTCAGATTAGTAGGACAGGCCACGGCCATAGCCTTTCCTACTTATAAATGTAAAAAGTTTATTCCACTCAAAAAAGGTAATGATAGGTGAAAACGAGGCAATTGAATTAGCGGTCATTGCTATTATAGCAAAGGGACATGTTCTCTTAGAAGACGTTCCTAGAACTGGAACAACATCTTTAGCAAAAAGTGTTCCATTCTACATACTACTTGACGGTTACAAGTGTATGAGAATATATTTATTGCTACAATTATGTGCGAATTCAAGAAAAAACAAACCACCTATCCCTTAAAGAATATAGAAAATAGACGGTTTGGCTATTTTGATATGTG
The window above is part of the Bacillus cytotoxicus NVH 391-98 genome. Proteins encoded here:
- a CDS encoding DUF2515 domain-containing protein: MDQNKYNCDWDRSSKTIPLSLIAIKNELQKKSQMKAPFPPVSKLTQEEKWIIHYIQEQTKHLNKNNVTRTRAYYQFYVKYPEIQWALLGHMVSRNGGWNMTDLKGDLYTRLLSEKDQFVFFSFLERGNWFIFQDVYPQFLLYEQSLKRSKALFYLLPYLHVSTFMETMWNHFWKTGNRYTLAIATIINEQSYLEKRIIQNAHFKKIVLNSVAFKLFDFFRFNHILFPYYEDDTHKKALLLGDTMKHFTSLHERIMLGKRLYTLLFHNKERLAKIITWAHNHPHTGSRKDYWPHLFSNVNESFYRELYRRRIKKCQLRKGAHRIYSPELLYAWQNITHTEAEKGDWFTDWRIVNYLIDKGEPHNEKIMDNYCKTLEKIELAIMAKKNIFLREEEESEA
- a CDS encoding amino acid permease; amino-acid sequence: MANTELKRGLEARHIQMIALGGTIGVGLFMGSASTIQWTGPSVMLAYGIAGIFIFFIMRAMGEMLYVEPGTGSFATFGHKYIHPLVGYMTAWSNWFQWVIVGMSEIIAVGAYMQYWFPNLPAWIPGVIAMVILGSANLISVKSFGEFEFWFAMIKIVTIVLMIVAGFGLIFFGLGNGGSAIGLSNLWEHGGFFTGGLSGFFYALSLVVGAYQGVELIGIAAGEAKNPQKTLTKAIQSTIWRILIFYIGAIFVIVTVYPWDQLNTIGSPFVATFAKVGITAAAGLINFVVITAAMSGCNSGIYSAGRMLYTLGRNGQAPKYFTKISRNGVPLFGTIAVLIGLAIGVLLSYIAPKNLFVYVYSASVLPGMIPWFVILISQIRFRKGKGHEIENHPFKMPFAPVSNYVTIAFLIMVLIGMWFNNDTRVSLIVGVIFLAIVVISFYAFGIGKRIVIEEKDGMINK
- a CDS encoding CBO0543 family protein, yielding MRKLWITIVKHLKKLNWLLWQRKISFLEKRKNQKHNHLALITTVILSCFIGTYLDFFFVQKQMYHFPIRPFPTLFTMNIAFTCFLLPIFTIIFLYVSTNLSTLSRSLFIMFIGICASLSERIAEHLGLFTHSENWHHSYSFFGYIMFFFLIWKCYQWLRG
- a CDS encoding VOC family protein, translated to MKNWVQFRIARPTDKFEEVITFYNKGLGLKQIGEFYNHEGYDGVMFGLPDAEYHLEFTRHHNGSPCPAPTKDNLLVFYFTNQSEIYKIAKRLHTLGYGEVEPENPYWREKGITIEDPDGWRIVLMYIEK